The Miscanthus floridulus cultivar M001 chromosome 17, ASM1932011v1, whole genome shotgun sequence genome has a window encoding:
- the LOC136514984 gene encoding dof zinc finger protein 5-like — protein MLPHVEMPARAAAACTGAAGIKLFGKVITTQQQPPPQPPMHHAGAGAAPPRLQQQASSGRGSADLLEEVARARAAAAEVRLPCPRCLSQDTKFCYFNNYNVNQPRHFCRACHRYWTAGGAIRNVPIGSGRRKNRPVLLPPAPHHAATATATATATASTIRADDNDHRSGSGSPHPVFTSVFTAPYLGGSPSQFTTSPAYAAAAGLPGTTTGQCLWLVATTDRAVASDRAFLI, from the coding sequence ATGCTTCCTCACGTCGAGATGCCGGCCAGGGCGGCGGCCGCGTGCACCGGCGCGGCGGGCATCAAGCTGTTCGGCAAGGTCATCAccacgcagcagcagccgccgccgcagccgcccatGCACCACGCGGGCGCCGGCGCCGCGCCACCGAGGCTGCAGCAGCAGGCGTCGTCGGGGCGCGGGAGCGCCGACCTGCTGGAGGAGGtggcgcgggcgcgcgcggcggcggcagagGTGCGGCTGCCGTGCCCACGCTGCCTGAGCCAGGACACCAAGTTCTGCTACTTCAACAACTACAACGTCAACCAGCCGCGCCACTTCTGCCGGGCCTGCCACCGCTACTGGACGGCCGGCGGCGCGATCCGCAACGTGCCGATTGGCTCCGGCCGCCGCAAGAACCGCCCCGTGCTGCTCCCACCGGCGCCGCATCacgctgccaccgccaccgccaccgccaccgccaccgccagtaCTATCAGAGCCGACGATAACGACCACCGCTCGGGCTCGGGGTCTCCTCATCCAGTGTTCACCTCTGTGTTCACCGCGCCCTACCTCGGCGGCTCGCCCTCCCAGTTCACCACTTCGCCTGcttacgccgccgccgccggcctcccGGGGACGACGACGGGGCAGTGCTTGTGGTTGGTGGCTACCACAGATCGTGCTGTTGCATCGGACCGCGCTTTTCTGATATGa